In Chroicocephalus ridibundus chromosome 2, bChrRid1.1, whole genome shotgun sequence, the DNA window TGCGGAAGAAATTGATTGAATATTGTAATCAATGGGGGCCTTCCAACGTGTTGGAAGATAAGGAACAATGGCCAAAGAATAGCACGTTAAAGTATAATACCATATTGCAATTAATGTTGTTTTGTAGAAGGGAAGGTAAATGGGATGAAGTTCCCTATGTTGGtttattgttgtggttttttacCTTAAGAAATGACTGTAAGAGCAGAAAAGATTGTGGGTTAATAGTTAAAGATACTAATGTGCTGGCATTAGAACAGGAAACTGTGAAATCAAGATTGTTGAAGCGATGTTGTCCGGCTTGTAGTATTGACAAAAGATGTAATAAGTATAAAGAGGAGGATGAAGTGGAAGAGGAAGATAGTCAGTCACTGGTGGCAGCAccgagagaggaaaggagaagctgaagaaggGATAGAGGATGGGCAGCGTGATGATGAGCTGTGGCTGGTGGTACTGGGCGAGGTGGGGGAGCGGTGCTCCAggaaaaggcagatttaaaaGCTTGGAAGGAAACGTCGGGAACTTACGGAGAATATGTGCAGAATGCGGCTCAGAGTCTACAATAGAAAAGAGACAGGGCAGAGAGCAAGTGAGGAATGGTCGGTTGTTAACAGCAGCTATTGCAGAAGGAAATCAAGGaggcaggagatgggatgggaacaGAAGGAACCAAAACGTAGGGGGAATAGATGGGAATTTTTGCCCCGCTCTGGAAAAGAATCAGTGTGCGCTTGGTAAATGAAAGGGACATTGGAAGGGAGAATGTCCCCAGAACAGATTTCAGAAACGATTTCCCTAAAACATGGAACAATCCCAGGGTAACAGGGTTGCTCACTCTGGACCAGGATTCCGAGTGACGGGgaccaggaaaaataaaccagaaagtgTCCTCAATGGAACCCCTGGTTACCCTGAAGTTGGGGAATGAAAAGGTAGAATTTTAAGTGGAAACAGGAGCAGCGTGCTCCGTTTTGAACTCTTGTAAAGGAAAACTGAGCAGTGAAAATATGTCTATTATTGGTGCCAGAGGGAACCGAGAAATAAGGCTTTTCTTTCAGCCTATGAAATGTGGATGTGGATCTCGAGCCTGTGTGCATACGTTCCTGTATGTACCCGATTGCCCTATGCTGTTATTGGGAAGGGATTTATGAAGTAAACTTAATGCTCAGATTGCATTTGAAGATAATCACATCCATGTGcaaatgccagaagaaaaagCGTTGGAGGCACAAGTTTCCTTATTCCAGCAAAACCAAGATGTGCAGACATCTACAGTCCCGGAGGAGTGATGAATGCAGTGAATCCTCTCGTATGGGAAGCGGGAACACCGGGACAATCTAAAGCAGCAGAACTGGTAAAAACTGACTTAAAGCCGAATCCACGACCGGTAAGACAAAAACAATATCCAgtaaaattagaaggaaaaagaggacttGAACCATCGATAGAGAAGTTTATTAAATACAGACTGTTGCGGGAACGACAATCAGAATATCATGCTACTCCGGAGTGGCTAATCCGTACACTCTGCTGACCACTATAAAGGAAAGAGATCAATGGCTTAAAATGTGGCAGTAACCTTGTTACAGTACGTGGACGATATTCTCCTGGGGACACAGACAGAACCTGATTGTGTGCAACATACGATTGATCCCTTGAATTTTCTAGGAGCAGCTGGATATGGAGTATCTCAGAAGGCGGCTCAAGTGGTGCAACAAACCGTTGTTTGTCTGGGTTTTATGGTTACGCAGGGAGAACGGAGCCTGGGAATGGGGCGGAAAGAAGCAATCTGTCCAACGCCTGAACCAAACTCTAAACAGGAGCTGTGAGCGTTTTTGGGAATGGCCGGATGGTGTTGCCTGTGGATCATTGATTTTGGCTTGTTAGCGACTCGGACTGCCAAACCTGGAAAAACCTTTGGAGTTATTTGTTTATGAGAAACACCGTATTGCTTTGGGAGTACTGATTCAGAAGACCGGATCCTGGAAAAGACCGGTAGGATATCTTTCCAAGCAGCTGGACCAAGTAAGTCAAGGTTGGCTTCTTGTTTGCGGGCGGTGGCAGCGACTGTAACACTCATGCAAGAGGCGCGGAAGTTAACCCTGGGACAGAAGCTGGTCGTTCAGGTACCACATGCGGCGGCTACTGTTTTAGAGCAAAAGGGGGAGCATTGGTTGTCCCCTCGCCGAATGAGGAAATATCAGGTTATTTTATTAGAACAGGATGATGTAGAATTAAAAGTGACTTCAGTGCTGAACCCAGCAACCTTGTTACCTTTAGCGAGTGAGACAGAATTAGAACGTGACTGTCTGGTAACAATGGAACAGGTTTATTCTAGTCGAGCGGATTTAAAGGATGAACCTATAGACTCAGCAGAAATGAATCTATTTGTGGACGGGAGTGGTTTTGTTGCTAACAGAACTAGAAAGGCAGGATATGCTGCAGTCCTAGAAGAAGAAGTTATAGCGGCAGAAGCACTCCCTCCAGGAACTtcagcacaaaaagcagaattaattgcaTTAATCAGAGCTCTGGGAATAGCAGCTGGGAAACTTGCGAACATAGGGACTGACTCGAGATGTGCTTTCAGGGTGTTACATGCACACGGAGCATTGTGGAAGGAAAGAGGTCTCCTGTCTGCTCAAGGAACACCAGCTAAATAAGGAAATTTAATAAAGAAGTTGTTAGAAGTGGCGCAATTGCCTAAACAACTTGCTGGGATGCACTGTAAGGCTCATCAATTTGGCCACTCTTTCATCGTTACAGAAAACCGAAAGGCGGCTCTGACTGCTGGGcaagctgcagaaaagaaaatcctgggGACGTGGCCTGGAAGATCCCAACATTTAAGTCAGCCTGCCAAGTCTACAGGAAGGGACGAGCAATTAGCTAAGTTGTTAATGTCCGGTGAGGATGAAAACGGATGGTGGATGGCCAAGGATCAGCGTGTGATATCAGCTGAGAATCTTGTGAGAGACATTTCAGAGAAAACTCATAAAGAAACCCATTGGGGAATGGAGGCTTTAGTAGATAATACTAAGACGTAAGCTTTGGGAGTGGGAATGACTAGTATTGCAAACAGTGTTGTAAACAGATGTGAAATATGTCAGAAGAATAATCCCCGCAGTGAGCCGAGACCCCCACCAGGAgcaataaagaaaggaaacacacCAGGGCATTACTGgcaaattgatttttctgagctTCCCGGGCAAGTCGGGTACCGGTATTTGTTGGTTCTGGTGGGTACTTTTTCTGGATGGCCTGAAGCTTTTCCCTGCTGTACCAGCCAGGCACGGGAGGTAGTGAAGGTGTTACTGAGGGAAATTATTCTGAGGTTTGGAATCCCGATGGGAATGTCATCAGACAGGGGACCACATTTTGCGGCAGAAGTGGTTCGGACTTTAGGAAAGGCTTTAGGGGTAAAATGGGATTTGCATACCCCTTGGAGACGCCAATCGAGTGGGCAAGTAGGGAGAATGAATCAAACATTAAAAAGACAGAggagcaagattattttttttctgattccgTTTCCGGctgcattgctttgcaggcttgacttGACTGTGTAGCCACGAGCCCTaatgtcagcattggggatggagaagaaataccagggGCTTTTgcaagtaatgggacttgctatttcagcagcaaagcaaaggtaggggggaaaaggggggaaaaaagtccccACTCAAATTCCCTTTCACAGCTTATACTCCATAGTGGGATTAAACTCTGGAAACTCTTTTTAACTAAGAGACTCTAAGTTATTAGACGCTACTGATACTTCAAATACCGGAGTACACTTCAGATACCATCGGTACGCTGTAATAATTGCCACGTTTTTCCAAGTcgcttttattgtgttttcattCATGGAAATTGTGCTCACTGGAGTGCACGTGATTCAGGCATGGAAGGGTCGGGAAGAAGActagttaaaggaaaaaatagtgagtCTCATTGTGTGAATTAGTTAATGGTGGTGGTGATTACTTGGTACGTGTCTGGTCAGAAATTGTTTAATGTGGTAGTCAGGTCTTTTGTttcgttggttgttttttttaatcagagtaacTTGTATAGTATAAATGCTCAATTTATAGATCTACTTACAAGATACTCCACACATCTattctttaaaatgctgatttttcttacCAAGTTGTGGAGgaagaactaaggaagcagtttgagaaggcTGGAAACAATCTGACAGCTTGATGCCACCAAAAGGATCggtcgttctttgtgttcctccttcatcagctgcccttgatcTGACGTTTTGTTGGGCTGCTCAGTGcccgaagctgtcagaaaatcgtttgctttttgctgctggactagtctcctgccggcttggtggcacggagtgagccccagggccagtgcaagcggcagaggtggtgggaggaagctgggcttccgtgcttcttgtctgatagtctcatttttcaaaacacattcttgtcttttcttgtcttttttttttttgttttggtggagtgtgggaactgtcatgggaaggggctgctctgctttccctcccagtggattcccagcccccccagcagtgatctgcTCTGGTGatggtgtgcttcagggggagagaggcaaaagctgttccttctctcttGGATCGATTGCTAAACTGAGTagcagggagctggaaggagTGTGAAGTGAGCGCAATTACACCTTGCGTAAATGTTATCGTAGATTTGATGATGTGtaatgtggggctgcagctttccttaagaaaacacgtGGAACTACGTAATTTTATAggaatttaggatttaaaaaatacttcaatcGCTTTCTTTGCCGGTATCTTCCATTAAGGAAGTGAAACCTGTAACTTGGATCCCCGTGAGGAAAACCTGGATCTCGGAAGCGCAAAGAACACGTGGTCCTCACTTCCATACCTTACAGCTGCTTCTGTCCACGGaacccttttctgtctgctgacCCCAAATAATGCTGCGGCCCTGGCATTCCCTGCCTGTGGAGTAGATGACTGTAACGCACCTTGATGAACGTGCTCAAAAATGTCATCCCTACAGCACTACACGTTGTTTTCAATatgcttcaaggatggagagaatgattggaaacacacaagcctggacttcagggcttccacctcgATTCCAGCAATGcccaatgaaggggaagaaccGTTGGTAACCATCAAGGGatctggagatttttaaaatggacaCGTCAGAAATTCAAGGTCAgaacaaaatggttatttaatactaACACCAGTCTTGATCCGCTTACCAGCAGAGTTTGAATAGAGGGAGGATAAAgaagtttggcttttcttcttttttcttccgcaTTCATTCCAGGAGCCTAGTTTGGCAAGAGAGCAAagattaggaagagaaaatgcccGAAGAACAACAAAATGAGCTAGTAGAGACTGTGGAATTTCGGTGAGCTGTGGGAGTGGCTTGTACGAACCCTCAACATGTGTTAGGATGCTGGGGCgtaaactgcttttggagggatgcaggctcctggtgtttgacattttagccAGGGAGGATTTCCTGGGACTTTGTGGGGGGTAAGAGCTTTGACATTTTAGGGGTTATTACCAGTCTCAGGAATATCTGGAGCAGGTGAGGCGCCAGGAGTTCCTTTGAGGCTGCAAGTAATGAAGAAGTGGCATGATCCTGGAAAATGTGGTAGACTGAAGAGGGAGGTTTCAACGAatgatgatctggaaacaaaaacgtggatgtttaaaaactggaCAACGTTGTAAAGTCCAAAAGAGCGGAATGGATCTAAGCCAGccgtttaattttctggtttagatacacatCTATTTcttctcagatcacaggtgtcccgcttccacatccatcttaacgtaATAGAGCAaagattgttctaaaaatatagcaaatagatgaagacttcagtcatttgcttGTGCTCATGTAATTTCTCTACTGATTTCTTCCaagcttattaacttctaaaaaccaaaaaggggtacggggtatgtttgtgggcaagatcctccctgctgcttccctccagttgtgcatttctggtgtccttctcggtatcagaccacccgtatttcaacaaggttccttctgtcttgcctgaTCCCGCCAAGAGGGTTACGTTTTatgaacagaaggatttttccccaaaggaagaacagccttagTTTTGGGGTTTGGCCCTTCTTTAATCTGGCTTTGTCTAACTCTTTTACAAAGAGTTGAAGGCTGCTTACAGCTCTATTAATACATGAACTCAGAACTCATGTCtgtggattgttttcttttgaaggtaaTAACGCGTTGaggttaaatttgttgtttgtaaccTAAATTAGTTCTGAGGATTTGCACTGCCCTTTGCAGGGTTAATATGTGAGGTGGCCATAGTTTAGGACACCTCCTCAAATAATTTGGCGGAGAAGAATACGGCCTTGATTCTCTTGCTCCTGCaattcactgaaaatctgctttatCCTGCGAGTtgtgtcccaccccgtccccacagtgTTGGATGGTAGGCAATTGTAAATAGTTCAACTTGAAGTTGTTTGGCAGTGGTTTAAGCACGATTCCATGTTGGTTTAGCAAATGAATTTCGGAATGCTTAATCTGGAATGCCCATTAGGCTGAATATTCAGGTTTAAGAGATGCTACAAAGATAAACcaggtgatttttgaaaaaaatccggtACTGCGGTGTCATGAGTGAGCATTCTTGATCATAATTGACACAAAATTTagaactgtttggttttaggaaaaaatagaattctgctgctgctgaacttgaaatgttctttaatctcttgaaagaaagaaaaccttctagTGTGGTCAAACCAAGCGTTTAGGCAACGGGACTGAAGTTAAGctttatactgattaaaaaaaagtctaccaTGCTAATTAGGTTCTGTCATTACCAAAGATGATTGCAAGTAAATAATAGAGTAGAGGGGGTGTTATTTTAGACCAGTGTCTGAGTGTGTtacacagaattgcattttcggCCGGTGGAAAATgatgatttgtttggaagtgtgaagcctgcatATGTAATGACACTTGTgccggtgtgtgtatatatgcatatatatgcaccacgcagcaggggagggagcagagcccatctccaggagcGCTGaccacctctctggtgacaccgggaggacagaacagggtctccgcacgcctcccccaaaCCCATCCTCCCAGCTCAGATCAGATGTGGACCCGACACTGCAGCCGGGCTTCGGTGAGATGATGTGCCACCcccatgcaagcccctgccacGGCAATGGTGGCaggaagctgagggacccctgcccggcactcctagtccttctcggtccacaaagtggtggtgatggcgGTGTCCCTTCTGAGCTGAGTGACAAACACCACCGCGACAGCCCGTGGAGAAGGAGGAACGTCTGGGAGGGGttggtgggcaggggagaagacgggCAGCAATTCagatgtgccctgctcagctcaggcaggagccgagtTCACGGTCTGCGATTTTACACCCCGAGTAAGACCGCCCAGACCCATGCTTGGCCACGAGACGGAGTCTGCCTCCTGGAGTGcctgttttggggtgggaagcagggacaaGCTGCGAGGTGCCTTTAGGTGCCAACTGGCTAAACACACACGAGCCATAAGGCAGCTGTGGTGACAAACTGACTCATATCCAAGGGGATGGTACCCAAGGCAAAGAACCGCCAAGATTAGCCAGCGAAAGCCCCAGGttctgctgcagggtgggagaaactgcggctggggggacatgcctggcagaggaatcctgcagccccagggctggctccacacctgtgcccagggtagggggtcccaaggcaggagagaagcctcagcatcaccctgtgcCACAGGGCAGCTGTACGAGTCTCACGTGGGACACATCTGCCTTGGGggcagggaagagcccttccccaaaagaccatccttccccctttcctagaATATTGTCCGGTGGGTTCAGCGCTCTGGCTTTCTCTCCACTGTGGACAGAAACAGGAGCGCTGCAGGTGAGCTTTGGCTTCACAGAGCTAAACCGAGAAAAACCTTGCATTTTTCCTTATTCAGGAACTCAAACAaatggatggggagaggagagggagggagaagcctTAGTCAGAGCCCTGAAGCAGAAGTGAAGCGGCAATTAAGTTCCTAAAGGAACGAGGAAGGTCGTTTTCATTAAACCAGACCCCACCATCACTTAAGACTCCCTGCAGGCATAAAAAGCTAGTGGGAcctcctgtgacaagggctgCCCCAAACggccattcctgccctgagcccttccatctgccccctttgctcctcttaagacttaaaaacttgttttcacgCCTCATGCGTctctccaggagagaaaagtcTCTCCGGGACGAGGCTGCAGCAACACGTGCACATTTCCACCCCACAGGCAACAGCTGATAAACCATTAGGaagcactgcattaaaaaaaaaaaaccctggacagcggggcagggcaagggattgcccccgagagccagccgaggccaccaggagccagcccagcactcgcCAGCCTGcttgccagccccacagcggccgctttagccgggctccctgcagcgggcccttggccgccgctacatcacGGTTCGTCACCATGGTCGAACGCcgcgtccgcgtccctagttgcaCCGCTGCCATGGCGGAGCCGGGCGCAGGCACCGCAGCTCCCCAGCGGATGGGCAAAAAGCGGTGGCTGCGCTACCTCGATAGCGCTGGGTAAGCCCGGCAgtgccattccctcaccgccggggagcacaggaggcagcagggggCGCGCAAGGACCCGTGATGCCCGCCtccgtcctgcgggaggcggaagggcttctccagcctctgggtcctccgTGGGGCCCCTCCGGCCTCCGACGGGccccccgggcctctgtgggtccctcgcgaggtccctccggcctctGCGGGGCCTCTCCCTAAAGGGAGACGAACCCGTCCCCCTCCACGGCCGTCCAGGGCtcggctcggggctttctgggagggaaagctccccgcctggccgggggcgggccggcacAGGCCCGGCCcaagcggggaggaggcggcggagggctgggcggccgttcccgccgcctgcccgtccctcccctccattTCGCAGGGGCGGGGGCGCTCCCCGGCAGCCAATAGGGAGGCGGTGCCGGGCGCGCGGGCCGGGCGCCCTTCCGCCGCGTGCCGGCGCGGGCCGTGTGTCCcgatggctgctgggggccctcggcgccctcctcgccgccgcccgccgccccgcccgagGGCCTTTCGCCGGAGGGGGAAACCTTTGGGCTCTGGAAAgtaactttggaagtttgggtcctgtgaaggggagtcagcctggtagaagctgaaggaagtttcaacccgcggttctgtgtgttctttcctcagcacttgtgcaCCTGCGGACGATCCTGCcgagactgaggcaaaaaagagaaggacagGTATTGCACGGTACAGAAGTCTTTAATGTGCCTGATTTTTCTGAGGTTTCATCTACCTTAGAAAACTCTGGCTTCTGtacttgtttttacttgaaaagtaaaattgcaagttgacttatttttctaatactgctgcttttctgtgcaggtgtCAAATGGGTagatgtttgctgcccagagccatctcaggCAGATGTTGTGACCAGGTGGAGTCTCTTTTCGtcacggttcttgtttcttttggctctgtgtgCGTGTCTCTTTCCGtccctgttcttctccccgctttaaagcctggcgctctctttagccgtgcggcactgttgtgtgcttAAATTGTCAGTGGTTCACCTaagctcgaggggagagaaggaaagaaaggaactgggAGAGTAGGATGGGTTCAAGTAACAGGAacactttcttgcctttttttgtggctttaactACCAAGGGAAGTCATTTGACAAAGCTTGTGATGCCTACTCTTACCacgctggactgaaagtggagaataccgtgagagtctgttgtaggtctccctcctggaaaaggtctccctgcccttgtctttggtgacaaggcaacttcttggttttgaagaaggcacaTGTATATGGACAACTTTAAtgtctgtgtatgtgtttgctcttcagagtctgcgtggttttactggtaatcctctccaaatggggacagtcactctcttgactagcctacagaaggcaagtaaatatcctgtaggtgtcccatttgtagttccctgtgctggtctgaGTTTCCGTAAGCTAACTCtatgtggctgcaggtagagttgcaGGCGttcatgttataccttgcagtataagccctagcacgcagcctttatccccagtagatcccagagcacttgacagaggaagtgctggttgcttccctgttttccaaagaatgaaactgatcaagagaaaccaaaggagtcttgcacagggaggtgggaaggaatttacaaagcctCCAGCGCTTGATTCTATCCCAGTCTTGCTGCTCCCGAAAGAATCGTGCTGGAAGCTGAGAGGATGTTGTCACAGGGGTGCaaccgaggctgtagtcagcaggagccttgaaaaagcatttcttatcccaaaggtgaattcttgagaattccgtgggacagtacaggtccacagctcactgctctctctctttctctctccctctcctcgcaggggctccccaccagcagaagatACTCCGCAACAGGATGGACCAGCGAAACAAGCGGTACCTCTGTCACCTGGTGaggccaaaaagtcacctgcctgtgatgtggaagaaaagaaactgccaaggctgcagaaaagagcagGCGGCTTTACTCcgctcacagaggtaccgtagctgacaggctgttggacaaaactgaaggctgtgaaacagctgcaaggaaccccatttgttataggtggttcttcaggctttttgaaatctgaagaactggGGTTTAACCTGTTAGGGAGTGTCTGCGgctgtgacttcccagtgcaaaggtcagcactaaagctggtttgaaggatttACAGGATTTAAGCATCTTATGCTCCACGCACTCCTTCAGTTGTGCTCTAACCTAAGGGTTTGTGGGGCTTCTGTTACTCGGGCAAAAATGAGTCCAGGTTTAGcagcagtctcccagagcagtgctgatTCCTACAGTTATATGGGATctgcctctcaacctgtcctaCCATGAAGATAGAACTTGTAATAGAAGCTTTTACTGCTCCgtggtgttgccttgcttgtgggggacCTGAGCATCCTGCGTGCGTACGTCCTCGGGATGTCACCGAGCCGTGGATGCGCACTGGGCATGGTTACGCTGCGTGTAGCAGTGGTCACAGGAGTTCACTTAGTTACGCTATGCAACAGGGAGGGGGAGTTCAGgttcccctgcttgtctgaatTTTGGCTGCTCTTATTCTTGGGAGTTGCCATCTAATTGAGTGCCCCCTTTTTTGCCTACAgaggattgacttggaaagggctagcaagtCCAGAGTTTACCACGTCTGCggggtgatgctcagtacaaggaaaaccaggggttttCTTATCCTGCTAGCCCACGTTCAACCGAGAAGAAGATGCTCTtgcagttcagagtattttatactagCAGACCTAGTGGTTTATTTGCATTCCTTAGGCAGACTTAGATGGAAACGTCCAAATTacaaccagttgcatgcacagcctggactcccgattgcctgactgcagtgtagctgcctcagtttctcccttTGCTGGTGCTTCAGGtcccttgaagttcccccaccctcacattctttcaggctcctgactcagctgccttggcatggagaatgcctgctgcggttggcttaaacctcagcgttgcgagggctgcagcaccacATGGGAAAGGCGTTTGATGTGTGTTTGCCAGTCCCcgcgttttatctcagcttccttggtgaaaacaaattgaggcaaacctggCCCCCAAAGTTCCAAGTtaggatgctgaaaccaaccaagCAACAAAAAGGGgcgattgctaacctagccgaaagccagcaaaggcagttgctctgtcacctgagcttcatttccaggccgtgtttgagttgaaagctgcccacaggttggcatgctcgatgctctgtttcacaagtccttccccatttaattgttcatttcaggccatggagagagaggtcattgctgcattaggcaaaggtgagccgGATGAGGtcatgagcagtgccttcaaactaAGGGTCACGCGCCAGGACATCCGCACCCTAAGGAACCTTTGCTGGCTAAACGATGAGGTAAaagtagctgcagcacagggatcttctaatggagcgtttatttcaaaatacccctTCACCGTGTACAGaagtctttg includes these proteins:
- the LOC134512349 gene encoding sentrin-specific protease 2-like, whose amino-acid sequence is MPASVLREAEGLLQPLGPPWGPSGLRRAPRASKLKEVSTRGSVCSFLSTCAPADDPAETEAKKRRTGVKWVDVCCPEPSQADVVTRGSPPAEDTPQQDGPAKQAVPLSPGEAKKSPACDVEEKKLPRLQKRAGGFTPLTEAMEREVIAALGKGEPDEVMSSAFKLRVTRQDIRTLRNLCWLNDEVINFYMGLVMERSKKEGYPSVHAFSSFFYEKLTSGGYQAVGRWTRRVDLFHKDIILVPINLRLHWTLAVIDTRKKTVKYYDSLGQEGDKICETLLKYLQEESREKRHVKLNASEWTIHSMEPHEIPQQSNGSDCGVFTCKYADYICRDRPMTFTQTHMPYFRKKMVWEILHQELL